From Variimorphobacter saccharofermentans, one genomic window encodes:
- a CDS encoding endo-1,4-beta-xylanase, with product MSSSLAHRKAVKKIRFIDIEGNALSNTLVHVKLVNHQFLFGCGSFDSLPATSEADMGQSNVNHDMKMPEKSFFEDRVNKWLEVFNFGTLPFYWGRFEPKEGEILTDSRMRAAKMLQKNHVKVKGHPLCWHTACADWLMDYDNATILQKQLDRIYRDVTAFRGVIDIWDVINEVVIMPVYDRYDNAITRICKELGRVRLVKEVFDAAKSANPDATLLINDFNLSESYRILIDGCLNAGVPITSIGIQTHQHQGYMGREKLEDILERFSVFGLPLHFTENTLISGDLMPKDIVDLNDYQVDEWPSTPEGEERQKKEWSEMYHILFEHPLVEAVTGWDFADGAWLGAPSGLIRKDNTIKPVYHELKRLIHEEWNTEGDLRTDENGNVILNGFKGEYEITLKGRMVNFTLDGNGDSKDDVIEITV from the coding sequence GTGAGTAGTTCATTAGCGCATAGAAAAGCTGTGAAAAAAATACGTTTTATCGATATTGAAGGAAATGCTCTATCTAATACTTTGGTACATGTAAAATTGGTGAACCATCAGTTTTTATTTGGTTGCGGATCATTTGATTCCCTTCCGGCTACATCGGAAGCGGATATGGGACAAAGTAATGTTAATCATGATATGAAAATGCCAGAGAAAAGCTTTTTCGAAGATAGGGTGAATAAGTGGTTAGAAGTATTTAATTTCGGAACGCTTCCGTTTTACTGGGGACGATTTGAACCGAAAGAAGGAGAGATCCTTACAGACAGCAGAATGCGGGCAGCAAAAATGTTGCAAAAGAATCATGTGAAGGTGAAAGGTCATCCATTATGCTGGCATACGGCATGTGCAGACTGGTTGATGGATTATGACAACGCGACCATTTTACAGAAGCAATTAGATCGCATTTATCGTGATGTTACGGCATTTCGTGGTGTAATAGATATATGGGATGTAATCAATGAGGTAGTGATTATGCCCGTTTATGACAGATATGATAATGCGATTACTCGTATATGTAAGGAGCTTGGTCGAGTTCGACTTGTTAAGGAAGTATTTGATGCCGCAAAGAGCGCGAATCCGGATGCAACTCTTCTGATTAATGATTTCAACCTGTCAGAAAGTTATCGAATCCTAATCGATGGATGTCTGAATGCAGGGGTGCCTATTACTTCAATCGGTATCCAGACTCATCAACACCAGGGATACATGGGACGAGAAAAGCTTGAGGATATTCTTGAGAGATTCTCAGTATTCGGACTTCCTCTTCATTTTACGGAGAATACACTAATATCAGGTGATCTAATGCCCAAAGATATAGTGGATTTAAATGACTATCAGGTTGATGAATGGCCTTCAACACCGGAAGGAGAGGAAAGACAGAAGAAGGAATGGTCTGAAATGTATCATATCTTGTTTGAACATCCTTTGGTAGAAGCTGTCACCGGATGGGATTTCGCAGATGGTGCATGGCTTGGAGCTCCAAGTGGACTTATTCGTAAAGATAATACAATAAAACCAGTCTATCATGAGTTGAAGCGTCTGATCCACGAGGAATGGAATACAGAAGGTGATTTACGAACAGACGAAAATGGAAATGTCATTCTCAATGGCTTTAAAGGAGAATATGAAATTACACTTAAGGGTAGGATGGTTAATTTTACTCTTGATGGTAATGGAGATTCAAAGGATGATGTGATTGAGATTACGGTATAG
- a CDS encoding ParM/StbA family protein produces MEPHKDRDIGFFNINRGNPSPTFFKDVLEYKGKYYNIGGERLEVKNTKDENEDFYLLTLAAIAKEFSKRGNVTESNVYLAVGLPLTRFGEEKQPFIDYLSKNEEVYFKFEEKEYHIKIVKVSVYPQCYSAVTEMIPNFQRRAVVVDIGSWTIDIMPVINKKPDDRRCNSLPHGLITCMRDINRDCVKNFNYEVEEADIEHYIRYRQLNNVPEEVLKLMDRYLMNYADMIIRSLKELEINVQTTPIIIVGGGASVVKNYCSVKLPNIDYKLDIKANAKGYEMMARIALKNARR; encoded by the coding sequence ATGGAGCCACATAAAGACCGTGACATCGGTTTTTTCAACATCAATCGAGGAAACCCATCACCAACATTTTTTAAGGATGTTTTAGAGTATAAAGGAAAGTATTACAACATTGGTGGTGAACGTTTGGAAGTAAAAAATACGAAGGATGAAAATGAAGATTTTTATCTTCTTACCCTAGCTGCAATTGCAAAGGAATTTTCAAAGAGAGGAAATGTTACTGAATCAAATGTGTATCTAGCAGTAGGATTACCACTTACAAGGTTTGGAGAAGAAAAGCAACCATTCATTGATTATCTTTCAAAGAACGAAGAAGTCTATTTTAAGTTTGAAGAAAAGGAATACCATATCAAAATTGTAAAAGTTTCTGTCTATCCGCAGTGTTATTCAGCAGTCACTGAAATGATACCGAATTTTCAAAGAAGGGCAGTTGTTGTTGATATTGGGTCATGGACAATTGATATTATGCCTGTAATCAATAAGAAACCGGATGACAGAAGATGCAACAGCTTGCCACATGGTTTGATTACCTGTATGAGAGATATCAATCGAGATTGCGTAAAGAATTTTAATTACGAAGTAGAGGAAGCAGACATTGAACATTATATTAGGTATCGTCAATTAAACAATGTTCCAGAAGAGGTATTAAAGCTTATGGATAGATATCTAATGAATTACGCCGATATGATAATCCGTTCCTTAAAAGAACTTGAAATCAATGTACAGACGACACCAATTATTATTGTTGGAGGGGGAGCAAGTGTCGTTAAGAATTACTGTAGTGTCAAGCTACCCAACATAGATTATAAGCTAGATATTAAAGCGAATGCGAAAGGATATGAAATGATGGCTCGAATAGCTCTGAAAAATGCAAGGAGGTAA
- a CDS encoding IS66 family transposase, with protein sequence MERQTSVKPLVEEYFAWVKECLSNKVVPPKGKTASGLQYSVNQEEYLKVFLTDGEVPIDNSASERALRNFTIGRKNWMTINTVRGAQASAIIYSITETARANNLNVYYYISYLLTELPKIIDKDGNIGQSKLEPLMPWSKTLPANCYSKRRQ encoded by the coding sequence ATGGAACGCCAGACCTCAGTCAAGCCATTGGTGGAGGAATACTTTGCGTGGGTTAAGGAGTGCCTATCGAACAAGGTGGTTCCTCCGAAAGGAAAAACAGCTTCCGGACTGCAATACAGTGTAAACCAGGAAGAATACCTAAAAGTATTTTTAACCGATGGAGAAGTTCCCATAGATAACTCTGCCAGTGAACGTGCTCTTCGAAATTTCACCATAGGGCGTAAGAACTGGATGACGATAAATACAGTAAGGGGTGCCCAGGCCAGTGCAATAATCTATAGTATTACCGAAACAGCCAGGGCAAACAATCTCAACGTGTATTACTATATCAGCTATCTTCTCACAGAACTGCCCAAAATCATTGATAAAGATGGAAACATAGGACAATCAAAGCTGGAGCCACTCATGCCGTGGTCAAAAACACTCCCAGCTAATTGTTACAGCAAGCGCCGCCAATAA